In Phosphitispora fastidiosa, a single genomic region encodes these proteins:
- a CDS encoding AAA family ATPase codes for MSLGSHFYQIKLRKPADRSDSPFVKFHQEIGQVLSAFKLQNPGLIIILVKIHPSEIQFFCKLQKPIREEAEKAGNELASAVAGALTRETVTAIIEPISPQDCLDRLDTVESDEVIVQTTDFKNFADELKRECLYSIIGSPSEEGEYEDEEDEFGELSTDDFTEEFGDDLSDIFDGLDEPDEKTNQKTENTRKPLHLDSLIGVKDFKKEIAAIQKFSILNNKLKNQQKKKRVFPIHYIFTIGTGMGLTTMLKILAANLHHFGLAKNSNFIEYESLFFQSNDKNVSTVFTRNEDGSYRVDDDYSVIAINITRQMGDPLFNVSRLMDIMWDYRGRVLFVLVFEKGLKSPIEKNVIEKIRKSLNCHHIEFPPYSDTELLLIAGKILNSYGFAFDKDAAQYLLKKIQEVQRAGQLENIRSVQKIIETARVEKLFRLNEDESENLVGILNTEDFTKSFGDSEKSKSGAWAQLDSLVGLVPIKEKLKEIVAYAKFQQVMRDLGLESEAGDICFHMMFSGNPGTGKTTVARILCNMFREIGFLKKGDLIEAGRESLVGRYVGQTAPLVMEKIREAQGSVLFIDEAYSLYGADGDKRDYGYEALSTLIKEMEDKRDRFIVIMAGYTKEMSELLEMNPGLKDRVPYKIEFPDYNAGELTEIFISCLGKKFVLEDGVREKIYQLFTIALENKNEKFGNGRLARNLAERLKVKHSMGLYKANSFTHEDLVTIKLTDVEALYDDSDVKQLLAGSDESSARIGF; via the coding sequence ATGTCATTAGGGTCACACTTTTATCAAATCAAATTAAGAAAACCGGCAGACCGGTCTGACAGCCCTTTCGTCAAGTTTCACCAGGAGATAGGTCAGGTTCTGAGTGCCTTTAAATTGCAGAATCCGGGTCTCATAATCATCCTTGTTAAGATTCACCCTTCCGAAATACAATTTTTTTGCAAATTACAGAAACCAATTCGGGAAGAAGCCGAAAAGGCTGGCAACGAATTGGCATCAGCCGTGGCCGGCGCTCTCACGCGGGAAACCGTTACAGCCATCATTGAACCCATTAGTCCTCAGGACTGTCTGGATCGACTGGATACAGTGGAATCGGACGAAGTAATCGTTCAGACTACGGATTTTAAAAATTTTGCAGACGAACTTAAAAGAGAGTGTCTTTATTCCATTATTGGCTCTCCCAGTGAAGAAGGTGAATATGAGGATGAGGAAGATGAGTTTGGTGAATTATCAACAGATGATTTTACAGAGGAATTTGGAGACGACCTTTCAGATATATTCGACGGCCTTGACGAGCCGGACGAGAAGACAAACCAGAAGACAGAAAATACCAGGAAGCCGTTACATTTAGACTCTCTTATTGGAGTTAAGGACTTTAAAAAAGAAATTGCTGCTATTCAAAAATTCTCTATTCTTAACAATAAACTAAAAAACCAGCAAAAGAAAAAAAGGGTTTTCCCAATCCATTATATATTCACCATAGGAACCGGAATGGGGCTGACCACAATGCTGAAAATTTTGGCCGCCAACCTGCACCACTTCGGTCTGGCCAAAAACTCTAATTTCATTGAATATGAAAGTCTCTTCTTTCAAAGCAATGACAAAAACGTATCAACGGTTTTCACAAGGAATGAAGACGGCTCTTACAGGGTTGACGATGATTATAGTGTTATTGCAATTAATATTACCCGGCAGATGGGTGACCCTCTGTTTAATGTAAGCAGGCTGATGGATATTATGTGGGATTACCGGGGGCGTGTATTATTTGTCCTGGTATTCGAAAAAGGCCTAAAGAGCCCCATAGAAAAGAATGTAATAGAAAAAATCCGGAAAAGCCTTAACTGCCATCACATCGAATTTCCGCCTTATTCCGACACCGAACTGCTGCTTATAGCCGGCAAGATCTTAAACAGTTACGGTTTTGCCTTTGATAAAGATGCAGCACAATATCTCCTGAAAAAAATCCAGGAAGTGCAGCGGGCCGGACAACTTGAGAACATCCGGTCTGTTCAGAAAATCATCGAGACAGCCCGTGTTGAAAAACTCTTCCGCCTGAATGAAGACGAAAGTGAAAACCTGGTGGGAATCCTCAATACAGAAGATTTTACCAAAAGCTTCGGGGACAGTGAAAAATCAAAGTCCGGTGCCTGGGCCCAGCTTGATTCACTGGTCGGTTTGGTTCCCATCAAAGAGAAGCTTAAAGAAATTGTGGCATACGCCAAATTCCAGCAAGTAATGCGAGACCTTGGACTTGAATCAGAGGCCGGTGACATTTGTTTCCACATGATGTTTTCCGGCAATCCTGGAACAGGGAAAACCACGGTAGCCAGAATTCTATGCAATATGTTCAGGGAAATTGGTTTTCTTAAAAAAGGAGACCTGATAGAGGCCGGCAGGGAAAGCCTGGTCGGCAGGTATGTCGGCCAAACCGCACCCCTTGTGATGGAAAAAATCCGGGAAGCCCAGGGGTCTGTCCTGTTTATTGACGAGGCATACAGTCTGTATGGAGCCGATGGTGATAAAAGAGATTACGGTTATGAGGCCCTAAGCACCCTTATTAAAGAAATGGAGGATAAACGGGACCGCTTTATCGTTATTATGGCCGGTTATACCAAAGAGATGAGTGAGCTTCTGGAAATGAATCCCGGACTTAAGGACAGGGTTCCTTATAAAATTGAATTTCCTGATTATAATGCCGGAGAACTTACTGAAATATTTATCAGTTGTCTGGGCAAAAAATTTGTTCTTGAAGACGGTGTCCGGGAAAAAATCTATCAGCTCTTTACCATTGCCCTGGAAAATAAAAATGAGAAGTTTGGTAATGGCCGACTGGCCAGGAACCTGGCGGAACGCCTGAAAGTTAAACATTCTATGGGCCTTTACAAAGCAAACTCTTTTACACATGAAGACCTGGTTACGATTAAATTGACAGATGTTGAAGCCTTATATGATGACAGTGACGTCAAACAACTACTGGCAGGTTCTGATGAATCATCTGCCAGGATTGGTTTTTAA
- a CDS encoding toll/interleukin-1 receptor domain-containing protein produces the protein MAAEDIRPMVFISAKSEDFPYAEEIYKFLRGKGVPVFFSRESLPALGNSDYRKQIDKYLDMVQHMIVVASSVDNVLSQWVEGEWGFFINEKRSGRKAGNIVTVIVGSLNISDLPPSLRYYEVIPFEESDKVLKYVVQDASTHADMMPTKERATEEKPMPGTLQPLVPIKNFDLGYVYHENSDTSSMQVRYFNRGPRKAMELVLDFRPKTFYPVPPKFVGYAIRLDPPEDWRCFFDNGYNLSFEICADSAVKSINLEIKRLSDPRNVNSLEEIVKYSVELTAQWRWISLPLNDIAFPNTKWTHIREICLVITPNDLADYCGVIKVDNLILSKAPRN, from the coding sequence ATGGCAGCGGAAGACATCAGGCCGATGGTTTTTATCAGTGCAAAAAGTGAGGATTTTCCTTACGCCGAAGAAATTTACAAATTCCTGAGGGGTAAGGGGGTTCCTGTCTTTTTCAGTAGGGAGTCCCTGCCTGCCCTGGGTAACTCCGATTACAGGAAACAAATTGACAAATACCTTGACATGGTTCAGCACATGATAGTTGTAGCAAGCAGTGTTGACAATGTGCTGTCTCAATGGGTGGAAGGCGAATGGGGATTCTTTATAAATGAGAAGAGGTCGGGACGTAAGGCCGGAAACATTGTTACGGTGATCGTTGGTTCATTAAATATAAGTGACCTCCCGCCGAGCCTCAGATATTATGAAGTGATACCTTTTGAGGAATCGGATAAAGTATTGAAGTATGTCGTCCAGGATGCCTCAACCCATGCGGATATGATGCCGACAAAAGAAAGGGCGACGGAAGAAAAACCGATGCCTGGCACCCTTCAGCCACTGGTTCCCATCAAAAACTTTGATTTGGGGTATGTTTACCACGAAAACAGTGATACGTCTTCTATGCAGGTTAGATACTTTAACAGGGGGCCGAGAAAAGCAATGGAACTGGTCCTGGATTTTCGCCCCAAAACCTTTTACCCGGTCCCGCCCAAATTTGTCGGCTATGCCATAAGGCTGGACCCGCCTGAGGACTGGAGGTGTTTTTTTGACAACGGCTATAATCTGAGTTTTGAGATTTGCGCTGATTCAGCCGTAAAGAGTATCAACCTGGAAATTAAGCGGTTATCTGATCCCCGGAATGTAAATTCATTGGAGGAAATAGTCAAGTATTCGGTAGAACTGACTGCCCAATGGAGGTGGATCAGTCTTCCTTTGAATGACATTGCTTTTCCTAATACGAAGTGGACACATATCAGGGAAATTTGTCTCGTGATAACTCCAAATGACCTGGCCGATTACTGTGGGGTAATAAAGGTTGATAATTTGATTCTGTCCAAAGCCCCGAGGAATTAA
- a CDS encoding post-COAP-1 domain-containing protein, giving the protein MKNKYLYLVVAALLMLFSVTGFVYAETYETKTFNPGTHVIPMDNHQDNRLEAFGLAHAIVSNGIPIFRIIEGPDVSMTTVNQPDGDIYSGGPILVDGDIPPDVLASFSTVTVDTLTESFTSDQVFRVERATKIIVVHGIWGHTEEVLDWMKIPYEMVETGDIEANPAMLDSYDVLVIDCPGWYGISADLETKFKAFAEQGGEIIFTDIALENLSYLFPGYVSVQGNMDGIFDFDVHNVGEFISQYYGPSTLSIYTMGGGCIVDQVISPEVRVILNTASYGDWDGNTGLYRVGAFYFPYGSGIIEGFAYHPQEQTGDAQILSASLYGNKFIHGTEKPVDPPVPPPADENIPGKVTGGGWIDSEDKKASKSFGFTVKFSEGEISPTGQLEFNNHLNGDKFHSEEITSLVIDRVNSMATIKGTGVLNGSSGHEFEVLVSDIGEPGNGIDFFKIVIDGELIGENALSGGNIQIHK; this is encoded by the coding sequence TTGAAAAATAAGTACCTGTATCTAGTGGTGGCGGCTCTTCTCATGTTGTTCTCAGTAACAGGTTTTGTATATGCCGAAACCTATGAAACAAAGACGTTTAATCCGGGAACACATGTAATTCCAATGGATAATCACCAGGACAACAGGCTTGAGGCATTTGGCCTGGCCCATGCGATTGTCAGCAATGGAATCCCAATTTTCCGGATTATAGAAGGTCCTGATGTGTCAATGACAACAGTAAACCAGCCTGATGGGGACATCTATTCAGGCGGCCCGATTCTTGTAGATGGAGACATACCTCCCGATGTGTTAGCTTCATTTTCAACAGTTACTGTAGACACTCTAACAGAATCCTTTACCAGTGACCAGGTTTTCCGGGTTGAAAGGGCAACAAAAATTATTGTTGTTCACGGTATCTGGGGTCATACCGAAGAAGTACTTGACTGGATGAAAATTCCCTATGAAATGGTTGAGACAGGGGATATTGAGGCAAATCCTGCAATGCTGGACAGCTATGATGTGCTGGTCATAGACTGCCCAGGTTGGTACGGCATCTCTGCAGATTTGGAAACAAAATTTAAGGCTTTTGCAGAACAAGGCGGAGAAATAATCTTTACCGATATAGCCTTGGAAAACTTATCTTACCTGTTTCCGGGTTATGTTTCCGTTCAAGGGAACATGGATGGCATCTTCGACTTCGATGTTCACAATGTGGGGGAATTTATCAGCCAGTACTATGGTCCGTCAACACTGTCCATTTATACTATGGGTGGTGGATGCATAGTTGACCAGGTAATAAGTCCTGAGGTTAGGGTAATACTTAATACAGCCAGTTATGGCGACTGGGATGGGAATACCGGCCTTTACCGTGTTGGAGCCTTTTACTTTCCCTATGGCAGCGGAATAATTGAGGGGTTTGCCTATCACCCCCAGGAACAGACAGGTGATGCCCAGATCCTCAGTGCAAGTCTGTATGGCAACAAGTTTATACATGGGACGGAAAAGCCTGTTGATCCGCCCGTTCCTCCACCTGCAGATGAAAATATACCGGGTAAAGTTACCGGAGGCGGTTGGATAGATTCTGAAGATAAGAAGGCAAGCAAGTCCTTTGGTTTTACCGTGAAGTTTAGTGAAGGCGAAATATCGCCAACAGGACAGTTGGAGTTTAATAATCACTTAAACGGGGATAAATTCCACAGTGAGGAAATTACCTCATTAGTTATTGACAGGGTTAACAGTATGGCAACAATCAAAGGTACAGGAGTACTGAATGGTTCGTCAGGACACGAATTCGAAGTCCTCGTGAGTGACATCGGAGAGCCTGGTAATGGCATTGACTTCTTTAAGATTGTCATAGATGGAGAACTGATTGGTGAAAACGCATTATCTGGCGGTAACATACAGATTCATAAGTAG
- a CDS encoding HIT family protein: MKECIFCDILSQHKSNPNFILEQKSSIAFVNLDQFYLGRTVVIFKRHTTEFDELNPVERLDLTEEMVMVAKAVKKAFSPKMINYAILGNVQEHLHWHIIPRYHDDANLEGPPWPHSRKFVTPKEYAEIANVILQHIQ, translated from the coding sequence ATGAAGGAATGTATTTTCTGTGACATCCTATCGCAGCACAAGTCAAATCCAAATTTTATTCTTGAACAAAAGTCGAGCATTGCTTTTGTTAACCTGGACCAATTTTATTTGGGGCGCACAGTAGTAATATTTAAAAGACATACAACCGAATTCGATGAGCTTAATCCTGTTGAGCGTTTAGATTTAACTGAAGAGATGGTTATGGTAGCTAAAGCTGTAAAGAAGGCTTTTAGCCCTAAAATGATTAATTATGCCATTCTAGGAAATGTACAAGAACACTTGCATTGGCATATCATCCCGAGATATCATGATGATGCCAATCTTGAGGGACCACCTTGGCCTCATTCACGTAAATTTGTTACCCCGAAGGAGTATGCGGAAATTGCAAATGTAATATTGCAGCATATTCAATGA